The genomic interval CGACGCCATCGAGGTGTACAACTCCCGGCTGTTGACGGGCCGGTCGAACCGACAGGCCGAACGATTCGCCAGGCGCCGCGGGCTGCCGATGACGGCCGGCAGCGACGCTCACATCGCCGAGATGGTCGGACAGGCGGTCACCAACGTCGACGCCGCCGACCGCTCGCAGGACGCGATCCTCGAAGCCGTCCGGGACGGCCGGACGACCGTCGAGGGCGAGCGGACACCCTGGCGGATCAGCTTCCGGCAGGCCGCCGGCGGGGCCAAACGCCGCGTGAAGAACCGGCTGGGGAGCTTCCTGGGCTGATGCGCGGAGCGTCCGAGACAGCGGTCGGGGCAGCGCTCGATAGCGGCGACCCGCTCTCGGGTACTGCCGGGTTCGCGGGCGAGATCGACGACCGTCTCGTCCGGGACGTGCTCGGTCGGTACCCGCTGTTCGTCGAGGACGCGAGCGACGACGGGCTGCCGGAGTGGAGTAGCGACCCATCGGATCTCGACGACCCGCGGTCGTTCCCGGCCGGCCACGTCCGGGACAAGAGGGGGACACGCCGGGTCTTCTCGCTGCCGGACCCGGCGCCGCTGGCCGACGACGAGGCGGCCGTCGCCACCGTTCGAGACGCCGTCGAGACGAGCGTCGACGCGGTCGACACCGCCGGCCTCGCCATCGCTTTCTCGGGCGGCGTCGACTCCGCGTTGCTGGCCGCGCGACTGGACGCGCCGCTGTACGTCGCCGGCTTCCCCGACAGCCACGATGTCGAGGCAGCCAGGTCGGCGGCCGACCTGCTGGATCGGGACCTCCGGGTCGTCGAACTGACCCACGACGCCATCGAGCGGGCAGTCCCCGAGATCGTCGCGGCAACCGGTCGAACGAACGCTATGGCCGTCCAGATCGCGCTCCCGCTGTACCTGACTGCCGAGCGCGTCGCCGCGGACGGGTTCGACCGCCTCGCGGTCGGGCAGGGGGCCGACGAACTGTTCGGCGGCTACGCGAAGGTCGCGAAGGCGCCCGACGACCCCCGCGTCGAGGCCGAGACGGTCCGAGGCGCCCAGCGGGAGGTCGTCGCCACGCTGCCCGACCAACTCGAACGCGACGTGCTGGCCCTGCGGGCGGCCGGTGTCGAACCCGTCGCGCCGCTGTTGCACGACCGGGTGGTCGAGGCGGCGCTCGGCCTCGACGATCACCACCTCGTCGACGGCGACACCCGCAAGTGGGCGCTCCGGCAGGCCGCCCGGGGCTCGCTGCCCGAGGCCATCGCGACCAGAGACAAGAAGGC from Haloarcula pelagica carries:
- a CDS encoding asparagine synthase C-terminal domain-containing protein, which translates into the protein MRGASETAVGAALDSGDPLSGTAGFAGEIDDRLVRDVLGRYPLFVEDASDDGLPEWSSDPSDLDDPRSFPAGHVRDKRGTRRVFSLPDPAPLADDEAAVATVRDAVETSVDAVDTAGLAIAFSGGVDSALLAARLDAPLYVAGFPDSHDVEAARSAADLLDRDLRVVELTHDAIERAVPEIVAATGRTNAMAVQIALPLYLTAERVAADGFDRLAVGQGADELFGGYAKVAKAPDDPRVEAETVRGAQREVVATLPDQLERDVLALRAAGVEPVAPLLHDRVVEAALGLDDHHLVDGDTRKWALRQAARGSLPEAIATRDKKAAQYGSLAARELDRLARQAGYKRRMDDHVTQYVESLVE